The following proteins come from a genomic window of Bacillus sp. Marseille-P3661:
- a CDS encoding iron-containing alcohol dehydrogenase family protein, which produces MFTSMAYPTNYIQRPGALKEVGGWITKFGAHPLIIAGPTAWEKSQDKIKLSLAESSIDYELEYFQGHCSDTEFKRLLSKVPPSTDIILGVGGGQCLDMAKLLANYLDIPIITVSTLASTCAASSPVSIIYTTEHVFVRVENFDRCPVVAIVDPDIIRDAPLRYLSAGIGDTIVKWYEAFPVNNGFLNTRTQAGLKMAELAKDLLFEYGEQALIDCQQGITGKSLCQVIDTNILLGGLVGGLGSETCKASGAHAIHYGMTNIPEMKNAYHGELVAFGLLCQFKLEGKSDKVIIEMMNFYKKVNLPICLSDLTTADISEAALYNAAKGACAPGSTIHLLPYKIREQDVYEAIVEIHRLGETVKKEPTNL; this is translated from the coding sequence TTGTTTACATCTATGGCTTATCCTACAAATTATATTCAAAGACCAGGAGCTCTAAAAGAGGTGGGCGGATGGATCACAAAATTTGGAGCACATCCGCTTATCATAGCCGGTCCTACAGCTTGGGAGAAATCCCAAGATAAAATTAAACTAAGCTTAGCTGAAAGCTCTATTGATTATGAGCTGGAATACTTCCAAGGACATTGTTCAGACACTGAATTTAAACGATTGTTGTCAAAAGTTCCTCCTTCAACAGATATCATCTTGGGTGTTGGAGGGGGCCAGTGCTTAGATATGGCGAAACTACTTGCCAATTATCTAGACATCCCAATTATAACAGTGTCCACATTAGCATCAACTTGTGCTGCATCTAGCCCCGTTTCAATTATCTATACAACAGAACATGTATTTGTAAGGGTCGAAAATTTTGATAGATGTCCTGTAGTGGCGATCGTTGACCCAGATATTATTCGAGATGCGCCGCTCCGCTATTTGAGTGCAGGCATAGGTGATACAATAGTCAAATGGTATGAGGCTTTCCCAGTGAATAATGGATTTTTAAATACGAGAACACAAGCAGGATTAAAAATGGCAGAACTAGCAAAAGATCTTTTATTTGAGTATGGTGAGCAGGCATTAATAGATTGTCAGCAAGGAATTACCGGTAAGTCTTTGTGTCAGGTCATTGATACAAACATTTTACTTGGCGGTTTAGTTGGGGGATTGGGAAGTGAAACTTGCAAAGCATCTGGTGCACATGCGATTCACTATGGCATGACCAACATTCCTGAGATGAAAAATGCTTATCATGGAGAACTAGTGGCTTTTGGTTTACTTTGTCAGTTTAAACTTGAGGGGAAATCTGACAAGGTAATTATTGAGATGATGAACTTTTATAAGAAAGTTAATCTTCCAATATGCCTTTCGGATTTAACAACTGCAGATATTTCAGAGGCTGCGTTATACAATGCAGCTAAGGGAGCCTGCGCTCCGGGTTCAACTATTCATCTATTACCTTATAAAATTAGGGAACAAGATGTTTATGAGGCAATCGTGGAAATTCATCGACTTGGGGAAACGGTAAAAAAAGAACCCACTAATCTGTAA
- a CDS encoding ABC transporter ATP-binding protein, producing MAEILLKNIYKTYNEDVQAVTDFNLDINDKEFIVFVGPSGCGKSTTLRMIAGLEDISKGDLYIGDRRVNHVAPKDRDIAMVFQNYALYPHMNVYDNMAFGLKLRKFKKDEIDKRVKEAATILGLTEMLDRKPKAMSGGQRQRVALGRAIVRNPQVFLMDEPLSNLDAKLRVQMRSEITKLHQRLQTTTIYVTHDQTEAMTMASRIVIMKDGVIQQVGTPKEVYDNPENVFVGGFIGSPAMNFFKGVIDGHFFKIGNVEIKIPEDRLKTLKSRGYLNTEVILGIRPEHFHDRLSFLETSPETKINVKIEVAELLGAEFYLYSNIAGQDFVARVDAHSDVRNGQDLQLALDMKKAHFFDAETELKIK from the coding sequence TTGGCTGAAATACTTTTAAAAAATATTTACAAAACATATAACGAGGATGTTCAAGCTGTCACTGATTTTAATTTAGATATAAATGATAAAGAATTTATCGTGTTTGTTGGACCCTCTGGGTGTGGTAAGTCAACCACGCTTAGAATGATTGCTGGTTTGGAAGATATCTCAAAAGGAGATTTATATATTGGAGATCGTAGGGTCAATCATGTTGCTCCTAAAGATCGTGATATTGCGATGGTATTCCAAAACTATGCGCTTTACCCGCATATGAATGTATACGACAACATGGCTTTTGGATTAAAATTACGTAAATTTAAAAAAGATGAAATTGATAAGCGAGTTAAAGAAGCGGCTACTATTTTGGGCTTAACAGAAATGCTTGACCGTAAACCAAAAGCTATGTCTGGAGGACAAAGGCAGCGTGTAGCTTTAGGAAGAGCGATTGTTCGTAATCCTCAAGTGTTTTTAATGGATGAACCTTTATCTAATCTCGATGCAAAACTCCGTGTTCAAATGCGTTCAGAGATTACCAAATTACACCAACGTTTACAAACAACTACAATTTATGTAACACATGACCAAACAGAGGCGATGACAATGGCTTCCAGAATTGTCATAATGAAAGACGGAGTTATTCAACAAGTTGGGACTCCAAAGGAAGTATATGATAATCCTGAGAATGTATTTGTAGGTGGGTTTATTGGTTCTCCTGCAATGAATTTCTTTAAAGGAGTAATTGATGGCCATTTCTTTAAAATAGGAAATGTAGAAATTAAAATACCAGAAGACCGATTAAAGACTCTAAAAAGTCGGGGTTATCTAAATACGGAAGTAATTCTTGGTATTCGTCCGGAACATTTTCATGATCGATTAAGTTTTTTAGAAACGTCTCCAGAAACAAAAATAAACGTAAAAATTGAAGTGGCTGAATTGCTTGGTGCTGAATTTTATTTATATTCTAACATAGCCGGCCAAGACTTTGTTGCCCGCGTTGATGCTCATTCTGATGTGAGAAATGGACAAGATTTACAACTAGCGTTAGATATGAAAAAGGCGCATTTCTTCGATGCAGAAACTGAGCTTAAAATCAAATAA
- a CDS encoding MaoC family dehydratase — translation MVLYLDDLKVGDTFISEKYHLSADQIKSFAREFDPQDFHCDENLAEDTFFKGLAASGWHTAAITMRLMTESLPFAHGLIGAGVEIKWPQPTRPGDVLYVKSTIKKIKPSTSKPNQALLFVECETLNQHNEVCQSLVAKMLSFRKSED, via the coding sequence ATGGTACTTTATCTTGATGATTTAAAAGTTGGCGATACTTTTATCAGTGAAAAATATCATTTAAGCGCAGACCAAATAAAAAGTTTTGCTCGTGAGTTTGATCCTCAAGATTTCCATTGTGATGAGAATTTAGCAGAAGATACATTTTTCAAAGGATTAGCGGCTAGTGGTTGGCATACTGCAGCGATTACGATGAGATTAATGACAGAAAGTCTGCCTTTTGCTCATGGGCTTATTGGAGCTGGAGTAGAAATTAAATGGCCACAGCCCACTCGCCCAGGTGATGTTTTATATGTAAAGAGCACAATTAAAAAGATCAAACCTTCTACTTCAAAACCGAACCAAGCTCTTCTTTTTGTTGAGTGTGAAACTTTAAATCAACATAATGAGGTTTGTCAAAGTTTAGTAGCCAAAATGTTAAGCTTTAGAAAGAGTGAAGATTAA
- a CDS encoding PadR family transcriptional regulator, producing MSLKACILGLLSLRDMTGYELYKTFENSVSYNWSSSRTQIYTALKTLNKSGLVESDLIVQISKPNKKVYRITPEGKKSLEEWLMAPAENRLAKDEFLVRVFFANYIDDSKAMEILENNLNSMEQQVEELGEIRKRITRRPSKNPRARTYQLMALDLRVSGLKGMIDETQRQMEEINRNSIDHHNEQI from the coding sequence ATGAGTCTAAAAGCCTGTATACTTGGATTGCTATCACTTCGAGATATGACTGGGTACGAGTTGTATAAAACTTTTGAAAACTCAGTATCTTATAATTGGAGTTCTAGTAGAACCCAAATTTATACCGCTCTAAAAACCCTTAATAAAAGTGGATTGGTGGAGTCTGATCTTATTGTACAAATATCAAAACCAAATAAAAAAGTCTATCGCATTACACCTGAAGGAAAAAAATCTCTAGAAGAGTGGCTAATGGCTCCTGCAGAAAATCGGCTAGCAAAAGATGAGTTCCTAGTAAGAGTGTTTTTTGCAAATTACATTGATGATAGTAAAGCTATGGAAATTCTAGAAAACAATCTAAACAGTATGGAACAGCAGGTGGAAGAATTGGGGGAAATTAGAAAAAGAATTACTAGACGTCCTAGTAAAAACCCACGAGCGCGGACTTATCAGCTTATGGCACTAGATCTCCGTGTTTCTGGCCTAAAGGGCATGATTGATGAAACTCAACGTCAAATGGAGGAGATTAATCGAAACTCCATAGATCATCATAATGAACAAATATAA
- a CDS encoding enoyl-CoA hydratase/isomerase family protein — protein sequence MDNKLYTNVKGFVAEIVLNRPEFRNAINLAMWKSLPVKLREFERNPDIRVIIITGEGDQAFSAGADFGDLAAVAGNEQLVDPILTAVEETMSTIEQLTKPVIAKINGAAIGGGCELAASCDIRIASDQAKFGIPAGKLGIAITGQDTRRLSSLVGVGWTRDLLMTGRIIDSQTALHIGLVTRVVPHEELDRETEILAEQIGKMAALTLKAAKVHSLEIIRAQELTSKDGFSIAKDAWASNEFKKRVSAVREKSKTK from the coding sequence ATGGATAACAAACTCTACACAAATGTTAAGGGTTTCGTTGCTGAAATCGTCTTAAACCGTCCTGAATTCCGTAATGCCATAAATTTAGCGATGTGGAAGTCACTTCCAGTAAAGTTGAGAGAGTTCGAACGAAACCCCGATATACGGGTGATTATCATTACTGGAGAAGGAGACCAAGCTTTTTCAGCTGGTGCGGATTTTGGTGATTTGGCTGCTGTAGCTGGAAATGAGCAACTCGTAGATCCAATACTTACAGCTGTTGAAGAAACAATGTCAACGATTGAACAATTGACTAAACCGGTCATCGCCAAAATAAATGGAGCCGCGATTGGCGGTGGATGTGAACTGGCTGCTAGCTGTGATATCCGTATAGCATCCGACCAAGCTAAATTTGGTATCCCTGCTGGTAAACTGGGAATTGCCATTACTGGACAGGATACTAGGAGACTATCATCTTTGGTGGGAGTTGGTTGGACTCGCGATTTATTAATGACTGGCCGGATTATTGATTCACAAACCGCTTTACATATTGGGCTCGTAACTAGGGTTGTACCGCATGAAGAGTTAGATAGAGAAACCGAAATACTGGCGGAACAAATTGGTAAAATGGCAGCGCTTACCTTAAAAGCAGCAAAGGTTCATTCGTTAGAAATAATAAGAGCTCAAGAACTTACTTCAAAAGATGGGTTCTCCATAGCGAAAGACGCTTGGGCGAGCAATGAGTTTAAGAAGAGGGTGAGTGCTGTTCGGGAAAAGAGTAAGACTAAGTGA
- a CDS encoding N-acyl homoserine lactonase family protein, translating into MSGLKLYMFSCGTLEFDPSLFLPDLEKGKKVNGPVPFYLLEHPKGRVLVDTGCHPSVVEDPLKAWGGLTRAFYPKVNKNDLASEQLLQMGIDPDSIDIVVCTHLHMDHAGGNCLFPNAKFLVHRKEWETVQDPSLEGKGYFRKDWDHPLNYIQVEDGYDIFGDGSAVLQFLPGHSPGHMGVILKLDNSGTVVLAIDAVPMAENIKGPLPKNITNVEETQSSVNKVKSLVSQGARVISGHDPDQWATLKKAPAYLD; encoded by the coding sequence GTGAGCGGACTTAAATTATACATGTTCTCATGTGGAACTCTCGAGTTTGACCCATCATTATTTTTACCAGATTTAGAGAAGGGAAAAAAGGTAAACGGACCTGTTCCATTTTATCTGTTGGAACATCCTAAAGGAAGGGTTTTAGTAGATACAGGGTGCCATCCATCGGTTGTTGAAGACCCATTAAAGGCCTGGGGAGGATTAACAAGGGCTTTTTATCCCAAAGTTAATAAGAACGACTTAGCATCTGAGCAATTGCTACAGATGGGAATTGACCCTGATTCTATTGACATCGTGGTATGCACACATCTGCATATGGATCATGCGGGAGGGAATTGTTTGTTCCCTAATGCTAAATTTTTAGTTCATAGAAAAGAGTGGGAGACAGTTCAAGATCCTTCTCTAGAAGGAAAGGGCTATTTTCGAAAGGATTGGGACCATCCCTTAAATTACATCCAAGTTGAGGATGGGTATGACATCTTTGGTGATGGCAGCGCTGTTCTCCAATTTCTCCCTGGACACTCGCCCGGTCATATGGGAGTGATTCTTAAGCTTGATAATTCTGGAACTGTAGTTCTTGCTATTGATGCTGTACCCATGGCTGAAAATATAAAAGGTCCGTTGCCAAAGAATATTACAAATGTAGAGGAGACGCAAAGCTCAGTAAATAAGGTGAAGAGCTTGGTTTCCCAAGGTGCACGTGTAATCTCAGGGCATGATCCAGATCAATGGGCGACCTTAAAAAAGGCACCAGCCTATCTCGATTAA
- a CDS encoding class I adenylate-forming enzyme family protein yields the protein MKKQLIGSIGSMVKKQARIYGDKPLFIKDDVIRTYQDFDFRTDRLASGLIHLGITTGKPIATYLKNSIELLEAYTAIGKAKAATVCVNSALTPREITYIFQDSEAEIIITDDEHLNNVEQVLADCPCVKHVIVVGESGDHLAFEDVLTMSLYTELPDVTGDDLFSIVYTSGTTGQPKGTRLTHRNWTWVTAACVDALNFEEDDIFVSSLPLFHSYAVNTCFLQVIYTGATEVLIERFSPTAVLNAIQKYKGTVFPGVPTMFNYLTNFAERKQYDTSTLRMAISAGAVLTEKVISDFEKEFNIKIYNGWGSTETATFATFERVGDEQLPGSCGLPLPGCTIRIVDENGEDCAPGVRGEMIIRGPNVMMGYQKKPIETNKALKNNWYHTGDVAYIDENGYIFVIDRLKDIIISGGYNVAPKEVEDAIIEHPAVLDAAVVGLPDEALGQVIKAFVVLKEGQFITSQELLDSCRLSLGKYKLPRFIEFVESLPRTTSGKIQRFALVEKQKV from the coding sequence ATGAAAAAACAGTTGATTGGCAGTATTGGCAGTATGGTTAAAAAGCAAGCTCGAATTTATGGAGATAAACCTTTGTTTATCAAGGACGATGTCATTCGCACATATCAAGATTTCGATTTTCGAACAGATCGATTGGCAAGTGGACTCATCCATCTTGGTATAACTACTGGAAAACCAATAGCAACCTATCTTAAAAACTCGATTGAACTGCTGGAAGCATATACAGCAATTGGAAAAGCAAAAGCTGCGACCGTCTGTGTAAATTCAGCTCTAACCCCAAGAGAAATCACATATATTTTTCAGGATTCTGAAGCCGAGATTATCATTACTGATGATGAGCATCTTAATAATGTAGAGCAAGTATTAGCTGATTGTCCGTGCGTTAAGCACGTCATAGTAGTAGGTGAATCGGGAGATCATTTAGCTTTTGAAGATGTGCTTACAATGTCTTTGTATACGGAATTACCTGATGTAACAGGGGACGACTTATTTTCAATCGTTTATACATCTGGTACAACTGGGCAACCGAAGGGAACTCGGCTAACTCATAGGAATTGGACTTGGGTAACTGCTGCTTGTGTGGATGCACTGAACTTCGAGGAAGATGACATCTTTGTTAGTAGCTTGCCGCTATTTCACTCCTATGCCGTAAATACATGTTTTCTTCAGGTTATTTATACAGGAGCAACAGAAGTATTAATAGAACGTTTTTCTCCAACGGCTGTATTAAATGCAATCCAAAAGTATAAAGGTACAGTCTTTCCAGGAGTACCAACTATGTTTAATTACTTAACGAATTTTGCAGAACGTAAGCAATATGATACAAGTACATTAAGAATGGCTATTTCAGCGGGTGCTGTTCTGACGGAAAAAGTTATAAGTGACTTTGAAAAAGAATTTAATATTAAAATCTATAATGGATGGGGAAGTACAGAAACTGCAACCTTTGCAACCTTTGAAAGAGTGGGAGATGAACAATTACCTGGATCATGCGGTTTACCTTTACCAGGATGTACCATCCGTATTGTAGATGAAAATGGAGAAGACTGTGCACCTGGGGTGCGTGGTGAAATGATTATTCGTGGCCCAAATGTCATGATGGGATATCAAAAAAAGCCAATAGAAACGAATAAGGCATTAAAAAATAACTGGTATCACACTGGAGATGTTGCTTATATTGATGAAAATGGGTACATTTTCGTAATCGATAGATTAAAAGATATTATCATTTCTGGTGGTTATAATGTTGCACCTAAGGAAGTGGAGGATGCGATCATAGAACATCCTGCGGTATTAGATGCTGCAGTTGTTGGGTTACCAGATGAAGCTTTAGGCCAGGTAATCAAGGCGTTTGTTGTGCTTAAGGAAGGACAGTTTATAACTTCCCAAGAATTACTTGACAGTTGCCGTCTTTCATTAGGTAAATACAAGCTTCCACGTTTTATTGAATTTGTTGAAAGCCTGCCTAGAACTACCTCCGGAAAGATTCAGCGTTTTGCATTAGTAGAAAAACAAAAAGTATAA
- a CDS encoding SDR family NAD(P)-dependent oxidoreductase, which yields MDLQIKNKIVLVTGSGQGVGKEIGMAFAMEGAHVIFHYLSSGAGAVQAVQEAQNLGVKSMAVKADITKADEVQKMVKDIEEEFGGIDILVNNAAYVKQQKFLESKPEEWVPQIEVTLNGNMLVTQAVLQVMMKQKSGSIINITGDSGRVGESGLTVTATARAGTIGFTKSLAKEMARYNIRVNCVSLGLVETPSFAKHVGGVSPEIMKKIISAYPIRRLGKPEDVPPPVLLLASPLSSWVTGQVFAINGGYSMV from the coding sequence ATGGATCTTCAAATTAAAAATAAAATTGTTTTAGTTACAGGAAGCGGTCAAGGAGTCGGCAAAGAAATCGGCATGGCATTTGCTATGGAAGGGGCTCATGTGATTTTTCATTACTTGAGCTCTGGTGCTGGTGCCGTGCAGGCTGTTCAAGAGGCCCAAAATCTTGGTGTAAAGTCGATGGCTGTAAAGGCAGACATCACAAAAGCTGATGAAGTTCAAAAGATGGTTAAAGATATAGAAGAGGAATTTGGTGGAATAGACATATTAGTCAATAATGCTGCTTATGTCAAACAACAAAAATTTTTAGAGTCCAAACCTGAAGAATGGGTGCCACAAATCGAGGTTACTCTTAATGGAAACATGCTAGTTACACAAGCTGTTTTGCAAGTAATGATGAAACAAAAGAGTGGGTCAATCATCAATATTACTGGAGATTCAGGCCGTGTAGGGGAATCAGGGCTTACAGTAACCGCTACAGCTCGAGCAGGAACTATAGGCTTTACAAAATCTCTTGCAAAGGAAATGGCTCGTTATAATATTCGAGTAAATTGTGTATCCCTTGGTTTAGTAGAAACGCCTAGTTTTGCTAAACATGTCGGTGGTGTCAGCCCTGAAATCATGAAAAAAATAATTTCTGCTTATCCGATCAGAAGACTAGGTAAGCCAGAAGACGTTCCTCCACCAGTTCTCTTGTTAGCCTCTCCGCTTTCAAGTTGGGTAACCGGTCAAGTGTTTGCTATTAATGGTGGGTATTCAATGGTTTAA
- a CDS encoding xanthine dehydrogenase family protein molybdopterin-binding subunit, with product MKTDIHEIGISETKEKKVAMKKNKSLFGAPVPRKEDARLLTGRSQYISDLHLPGMLHAAFVRSPLAHAKITSFNIEETVDMEGVEAILTGEDPEVSSLSLRAISELSTYKTTKQPILAWPKVRYCGEPVAVVAATDRYVAEDAAELVDVDYDELPVVIDASTAVNSEPALVHDEAPDNVLVYRKFDNGDCEDAIANAELVVRRTFKTNRHQGAPMEGRACVAVWESLERKLTLYSSTQVPHLVRHGLADVLGLSENQIQVITQDVGGGFGVKAIFYPEDVAICLLAMKTGRPVKWVEDRREGLATNTHSREQRHDIEVAFDSEGHILAVKDRILCDVGAYSVYPWTAGIEPLMAGGLLTGPYKVENYFCETYGVCTNKAPAGPYRGVARPATTFVMERVMDIAARSLNIDPVEIRLRNLVMPEDLPYKSATKLIHDSEAYPVCLDKVLEAIDYDKLRVEQKKLRQQGRYIGIGIACYNELTGLGKKASAGPRMEFRTGHEAMTIRIDPSGKVSVLAGVTSQGQGLETTMAQLVASELGVPLEDVQIHMGDTKLSLFGFGAFASRQAVIGGGAALRTAAAIKEKVFQIAGHILKTSPENLEMEDGIIWDCNNPNETTSLADVANIAYMRSHLLPKGIEPGLEMTRFYDPVHGTFAGGAQAFVVEVLPDTGEVSILRCVCSEDSGKVINPLVVDGQLHGAIAQGIGGVLYEHVRYDEDGQLLSGSLMDYLLPTSAEIPNIELRHVSFPSKNLGGMRGAGEGGTLGPAAGIANAVADALSHLNIEINELPITPSKVRDLMR from the coding sequence ATGAAGACCGACATTCACGAGATTGGAATTTCGGAAACAAAAGAAAAAAAGGTGGCAATGAAAAAGAACAAAAGTCTTTTCGGAGCCCCAGTTCCCCGAAAAGAAGATGCTCGCTTACTTACTGGACGTAGTCAATACATCAGTGATTTACATTTACCAGGGATGTTACATGCGGCCTTCGTACGAAGTCCACTGGCACATGCTAAAATAACATCTTTTAATATAGAAGAAACTGTAGACATGGAAGGAGTTGAAGCAATCTTAACGGGAGAAGATCCTGAGGTTTCAAGTCTTTCACTTCGAGCTATTTCGGAATTGTCAACTTATAAAACTACTAAACAACCGATATTAGCTTGGCCAAAGGTCAGGTACTGTGGAGAGCCTGTTGCCGTTGTAGCTGCTACAGATCGCTATGTTGCAGAGGATGCTGCAGAGCTAGTAGATGTAGATTATGATGAGTTGCCAGTAGTGATAGATGCATCAACGGCTGTAAATTCAGAACCTGCATTAGTACATGATGAGGCACCAGATAATGTTCTTGTATATAGGAAATTTGATAATGGTGATTGTGAAGATGCCATAGCTAATGCGGAGCTTGTTGTTAGACGGACTTTTAAGACGAACCGCCACCAGGGTGCTCCGATGGAGGGGCGGGCATGTGTGGCCGTATGGGAAAGTTTGGAGCGAAAACTTACCCTGTACAGTTCCACTCAAGTGCCACATTTAGTGCGTCATGGTTTGGCAGATGTATTAGGGCTTTCAGAAAACCAAATTCAAGTCATTACACAGGATGTTGGTGGTGGATTTGGTGTAAAGGCTATTTTCTATCCTGAGGATGTTGCGATTTGTCTATTGGCGATGAAAACGGGGCGTCCTGTTAAATGGGTTGAGGACCGAAGAGAGGGTCTAGCTACTAATACTCATTCAAGAGAACAAAGACATGATATTGAAGTAGCTTTCGATTCTGAAGGGCACATTTTAGCAGTAAAAGATCGTATTCTTTGTGACGTAGGTGCATACTCAGTTTATCCATGGACAGCTGGAATTGAGCCACTTATGGCTGGAGGACTATTGACAGGACCTTATAAGGTTGAAAATTATTTCTGCGAAACCTATGGGGTTTGTACCAATAAAGCTCCCGCCGGTCCATATCGTGGTGTAGCACGCCCTGCGACTACATTTGTAATGGAAAGAGTTATGGATATTGCTGCGCGCTCGCTGAATATAGATCCTGTTGAAATTCGACTACGTAATCTTGTTATGCCTGAAGATCTTCCATATAAATCAGCTACTAAGTTGATTCATGATAGCGAAGCATACCCAGTATGCCTAGACAAAGTATTGGAAGCGATAGATTACGATAAATTGAGAGTTGAGCAGAAAAAGTTACGTCAACAAGGAAGGTATATCGGAATTGGAATTGCTTGTTACAATGAATTGACAGGTTTAGGAAAGAAGGCCTCTGCTGGACCAAGAATGGAATTTCGGACTGGTCATGAAGCAATGACTATTCGGATTGACCCAAGCGGAAAAGTCTCTGTTTTAGCTGGAGTGACATCACAGGGCCAAGGGCTGGAGACTACGATGGCTCAATTGGTTGCATCTGAATTAGGAGTTCCTTTAGAGGATGTTCAAATTCATATGGGAGATACAAAGTTAAGTCTATTTGGATTTGGTGCTTTTGCCAGCCGACAAGCGGTAATTGGTGGTGGTGCAGCGCTTCGGACTGCAGCGGCTATTAAAGAAAAAGTATTTCAAATTGCTGGTCACATTTTAAAAACATCTCCAGAAAACCTGGAAATGGAGGATGGTATAATTTGGGATTGTAATAACCCGAACGAAACAACTAGTTTAGCAGACGTCGCTAATATTGCTTATATGCGATCACATCTGTTGCCAAAAGGTATAGAGCCTGGATTAGAAATGACACGATTCTATGATCCAGTTCACGGAACATTTGCCGGGGGTGCTCAGGCCTTTGTTGTCGAGGTACTTCCTGATACTGGTGAAGTTTCTATCCTGCGCTGTGTTTGTTCGGAAGATAGTGGAAAGGTTATTAATCCTTTAGTAGTAGATGGCCAATTACATGGAGCTATTGCTCAAGGAATAGGCGGTGTTTTATATGAACATGTACGCTATGATGAAGACGGTCAATTGCTTTCAGGAAGCTTAATGGATTACTTGCTGCCGACTTCTGCAGAAATCCCAAATATAGAATTGCGTCATGTCTCATTCCCATCTAAGAATCTTGGTGGAATGCGAGGTGCTGGTGAAGGCGGAACTTTAGGTCCTGCTGCGGGTATAGCAAATGCTGTTGCTGATGCTTTAAGCCATCTTAATATCGAGATAAATGAATTGCCCATTACTCCATCCAAGGTTAGGGATTTAATGCGCTAA
- a CDS encoding FAD binding domain-containing protein, which yields MKPAQFEYFQPSTLSETVSLLEDFGPAAKIIAGGQSLLPLMNFRLARPPYLIDINGVSELENIYVEEDCIKIGALVRHSSLIRDPIIKQYMPVLTDVAKNIGHIHIRNRGTFGGSISHSDAAAELPVASVALDATFRVVGPDGERQIPAEEFFITYLTTALEPGEILVETKIPLLSPGTGYGVQEISRRHGDFALVLVITILKLATDGTCQDARFVIGGVSDRPLRATLAEDYLIGRTLTNEDLTKAAKLAAKECDPESDLHCSAEYRKELVEVIGKKALGEAFIKAKGEGKS from the coding sequence GTGAAACCAGCTCAATTTGAATACTTTCAACCATCAACATTATCTGAAACGGTTTCTTTGCTCGAAGATTTTGGGCCTGCAGCAAAGATAATAGCAGGTGGGCAAAGTTTGTTACCGCTTATGAATTTCCGACTTGCTCGACCACCTTATCTGATCGATATTAATGGAGTTAGTGAATTGGAAAATATATACGTTGAGGAAGATTGCATCAAAATCGGTGCTCTTGTTCGACATTCTAGCTTAATAAGAGATCCTATAATTAAGCAATACATGCCGGTTCTTACTGATGTTGCTAAGAATATAGGGCATATTCATATCCGCAACCGTGGAACGTTTGGTGGGAGCATATCCCATTCTGATGCCGCAGCTGAATTACCGGTTGCTTCAGTAGCCCTAGACGCCACATTTCGTGTGGTTGGTCCAGATGGAGAGAGACAAATACCAGCTGAAGAATTCTTTATTACCTATTTAACGACAGCATTAGAACCAGGAGAGATTCTAGTGGAAACAAAAATTCCATTACTTTCACCTGGAACTGGTTACGGGGTTCAGGAAATTAGTCGAAGACATGGTGATTTTGCGCTTGTACTTGTCATAACGATACTTAAGCTAGCTACTGATGGAACATGCCAAGATGCACGATTCGTTATAGGCGGGGTTAGTGATCGACCTTTGAGAGCGACTTTAGCAGAGGATTATCTTATTGGCCGCACTCTTACAAATGAAGACCTAACAAAAGCGGCAAAACTGGCGGCAAAAGAGTGTGACCCAGAAAGTGACTTGCATTGCTCTGCAGAATATCGAAAAGAACTGGTAGAGGTAATCGGCAAAAAGGCTCTTGGAGAAGCCTTTATTAAAGCTAAAGGGGAGGGGAAATCATGA